The region CTGCTAAATCTGTTTTTGTTGATTGTGTGCACTTGGTTTTAGGGCTGACCAGTTTGTACTGGACAATCAGGGGACCCACTCATGGGAAGGACTGCCCCTAAGCCATTGACAGCTGCCCGCCTCACTTTGTCTAGGGCCCGGACCCCATGAAATCTCCCCCATTGTTTCACtcttgtttatgtagccattTCTATCGGAGGCTGCTTAACAGCTGAGTTCCTGGTatcttcctgccccctcttccaggATGCTCCCTGAGCCGAAGTTGTAGGCATTGGGGCTGCGTCCtgcattgtgtccagttgtggttttctgtgacaGTTTCCATTTGCTATAAAGGGAAGTTTCTttgactgggggagggggaggtaatGCTAAACTTACCTGGTAAAGATGGCTCAAGAACCAAGAGGAATCTGTAGGCCACCGATCTGAAGCTAAGCTTGTGGGCATAGAAATTAGTGGCTGGggtataattaatttttttgagacagtgtctcactgtaaCCTTACCTAATTGACCTGGAACTTGCAGAGAGCTCCCTTTTCTACCTCCCAGATATTGGGACTGAAGGCCTGGCCAAGCTTAATTATCATTCTTATCTTTATgtgtggtgctaggaattgagccgAGGCTTCAATGTATGCTAGGCAGCTGCTCTGCCACTTAGCTGATTCCTCTACCCagctcttgggttttttttttgttttttgtttgtttgttttatgtatatgagtatacactgtagctgtacagatattTGTGTGCCTTCATCTGGTTGGAAACTAACTTTAgtacctctgcttgctccggctcaaagatttatttattattataaataaatacatttaaataaataaatttatttattattataaataaatacagtgtagctgtcttcagactcaccagaagagggagtcccGTTCTCattaggggtggttgtgagccatcttgtggttgctggaatttgaactcaggatctttggaagagcagtcagtgctcttacccgctgagccatcctACCAGCCCTCAGGTCTTGTTTTTACCTGCCTGCATTTTCTTTCTGTAACAAAAGTGATACATATATCttagagagagaacacaggatggacatggtgacacatgtctaaaatcccagctcttaggaagCTAAGGCAGATTATCAGcatggccagcctaggctatatagtgacTTTTAgcacacccctttaattccagcactcaggaggcagaggcaggtagatctgttcaaggccagcctggtcaacagaccgagtaccaggacagccaggggctacatagagaaaccccctcttgaaaaaacaaaacatcccagaatccacataaatgcAGATTTAATGGAAACCACTGCAATCTGAGCACTGCTaccagggagaagggaggtaaAGAAAGGCAAATCTTTGCAAGTCTAAAGGCCACCTACTCTGGATTTTTGTGGTGAAAAACTAACAAAGAGACTGTTTTTTAGGCAAGGTGGTAGGCCAACAGGTTTGGCTactttttaattccagcattcaggaggcagaagcaggtgggtctttGTGAGATCCAAGCAGCCTCAAAAACAAAGCAGGTCAAGGGTCAGCCCCTGAGGCTATTGTCCGCCCTTGTCCCCTGACCTCTCAGACACAGCGGTACTCCTGCCCAACTCACAGGGGTGAAGACACATTAAGACACAAAAGCAAAACCTCAAGGAAGTTCAAACTAAAACAATTCTAGGGCTACCTATAGAGCTAAAGGAAGCAGGagccaggccctgggttccaacCCGAGAAGCTCCAagaaaggagaacagagaagGCTGGCTCATTTTCCCCTCTAGAGAGGCAATTTGTACAATTGGGTCCCAATCTGACTTGACAGAACTAGCATGGGTCCTATTGTGTGCAGTCTGACTTGACAGACctagcatacacacatgcttgtcttcccatctcaataaCTATCTACATAATCTTTCTTCAAGGGTGCTTTACACATCGGTGTGCAAATAACCCTTTGATGTTGGGAGTGAGGGGAGCCAAGAGcagagaattgaactcagctaataaagtgtttgccttgtgCGCCCGAGGCCCTTGATTCCATCTCCAGCAGAATGAAACAAAATCCATACTCAGTTCCCAGCTGTAGCATTTAATCCTGAGGCTTTGTGCTGAGCTGACTCCCAGGAACTGCAGGATGTTCCTAGCAGCATCCCACTTCCTGGCTGCTCAGCCTGTCGGAAGGGCTGTGTGTAAGCTGGGCCAGCCTCCTGGGCCCAGGAATGCTGCTCTGCCTTTAATAGCTGTGTGAACAGTCCTTCTATGGGCAACAGGCGGTTGCCTGGGTACCTGCATGTTTGCCTCCTTAGAACCTGGACTTCCCATGGTGACCCTGAAATTTAGACCAGATGCATTCTCGttggaaagggaggagaggttcCTTGAGTGGAAAGCCTGAAAGGGTTTAGAAATGGAGTAAAACGTAATGTCTCCAGCCAAGGCTGTGTCAACCCAGGAATGACAGAGGACTGACTCCAGGGTGCTTGGGCAGGCTTGAGGCTGGAATGTGGGGGACAGTTAACTAGCAGACGCCGCTGATGTTTTCTCTCACCAGACTTGCCTGAAACTAAGTAAAGCAAAACCCAAATATGGATTCTAAGTGGGGGGCTCCTTCTCCAagagtacttacatatatacatacattacacgcatatacatacaaacaagccCCCACTGCATCACCACTCAACTGTGACTGCTACCCGCTCTGCAGCTTTTCAAGGTGCTTCCCTGACGGACCCTGAGCTGGACCCATCGAGCCACCCGGAGGACTGGGAGCCTGAGCGCTCCCCAGCAGACCAGCTCCTACCCTTTCTGAGAAGCCTGCACGTAAAGTAAAGCTACTGCTTTGCTGACTAAACTTGACTGCTGATGCGCTGGAAACTCAGGCATGAACACTGTGGAGCACATTCCTGGAGTCTGGCCCCACCAATTTGCTTAAACGCGCCAAGAATAAAAGACGACGACGAAAACCCTTCGAATTTGTTCGTGTTTTGGTGCTGAATTGTGAAAATACCATTTGAAATCTGACTGGGTTAAGTAGCTACCCCTGGAGCCACTGAAACTAAAACAGGGTCGTCACTCCCAGATGTTCTGAAGTTCCCAGGAGCGCAATAGGGAATTTGAGACCAAAGGGGTGATTACGGATTCGGGCGCCGAGCTCGCCTCTCCAGACCTCTTTCTGCAAACCGCTGGGCTGGGGAGTGGTTAGCCCTCACTTGTCACCCGCCGTTCTCAGCGGAGCGTCAGCTGGAGACGACTGGAACCCccggaagggaggaaaggggccGGCGTAGGCGGCTGTGACTCAGACCGCAGTACTGGGAACAGAAGGGTTAAATGGGCAAGGTTAGTGGCGCTCCGCCCCAACAGACCCCGCCCACGGAGGCCGCGGCTGGTCTGCGTATTTATAGAGGCGGTGCCCGGCGCGCCGGGGCGTCCCTGTGACCCGCAGCTCCGCGTCATGGAGCGGCCGGCGCCTTTGGCCGTGCTGCCCTTCTCCGATCCCGCGCACGCCCTGAGCCTGTTGCGCGGCCTCAGTCAACTGCGCGCTGAGCGCAAGTTCCTGGATGTGACCCTGGAGGCGGCGGGCGGCCGCGACTTCCCCGCGCACCGCGCCGTGCTGGCGGCCGCTAGTCCCTACTTCCGCGCCATGTTCGCGGGCCAGCTGCGCGAGAGCCGCGCCGAGCGCGTGCGCCTGCACGGGGTGCCGCCCGACATGCTGCAGCTGCTCCTGGACTTCAGCTACACCGGCAGAGTGGCGGTGAGCGGCGACAACGCCGAGCCGCTGCTGCGCGCCGCCGACCTGCTGCAGTTCCCCGCCGTGAAGGAGGCGTGCGGCGCCTTCCTGCAGCAGCAGCTCGACCTGGCCAACTGCCTGGACATGCAGGACTTCGCCGAGGCCTTCAGCTGCTCGGGGCTGGCGAGCGCTGCGCAGCGCTTCATCCTGCGCCACGTGGGCGAACTGGGCGCCGAGCAACTGGAGAGGCTGCCGCTGGCGCGCTTGCTGCGCTACCTGCGCGACGACGGGCTGTGCGTGCCCAAGGAGGAGGCGGCCTACCAGCTGGCGCTGCGCTGGGTCCGCGCGGACCCGCCGCGCCGCGCGCCGCACTGGCCGCAGTTGCTGGAGGCTGTGCGCCTGCCCTTCGTGCGCCGCTTCTACCTGCTGGCACACGTGGAGGCCGAGCCACTGGTGGCGCGCTGCCCGCCTTGCCTGCGCCTGCTGCGCGAGGCCCGCGACTTCCAGGCGGCTCGCTACGACCGGCACGACCGCGGGCCCTGCCCCCGCATGCGTCCGCGCCCGTCCACCGGCCTGGCCGAGATCCTGGTGCTGGTGGGAGGTTGCGACCAGGACTGCGACGAGTTGGTCACGGTCGACTGCTACAATCCGCAGACCGGCCAGTGGCGTTACCTGGCCGAGTTCCCCGATCACTTAGGTGGGGGCTATAGTATCGTGGCTCTGGGCAACGACATCTACGTGACGGGTGAGTGCGCTGGTGGATTTCCAAGAGAGATACACTCAGGACCTGGCCTCCTAGGGCCTGACCTAGCCCTTGGCAGGGCTACTTCCTTAAGTTCTCCATCTGTTTTTAAGCTAGAAGAGCCTCCCTGTAAGAGCAGAGACATAGCTCCTTTGTGGGTCTCTGTGCCCCTTGTGGTACAGTCTGCCTTGCTTAGCCAACTCCTTGCCCTGAGGTACCTCCCTCTTTTGAGTTGGAAAAGACCGGGCTTTGACCTGGCACAATGGGTGCTTTCTTTTAATCCCCAAGGAATGCGGGGACAGGATGCAGGCTGGCGCCTGGTGAGGCATCTTTCCCTCCCCAAAGCAGGgacatttctccctcccttctaaGCCACAGGGGCCTCCTGACTCAAGGCTTTGTCACCAGTGACCAGGTTTCTTAGAACCCGCACCTAGGCGGTGCAGTGTGGATCACATGGTATTTAGGCTGTTCTAGTCTACGACTGTAAACATGGTCACATGTTGAGAGATTTTCTTCCACTTACTTGGCTGAAACCCCAAAACACTGCCGAGTCACGGTAGGCGGGCCCCAGCCTGCCCCAGTACTGGGCTTCTCCCACGTTTTTTCACTAAGGATGAATCCCTGATCAAACTGGAGGGAAGCTACAGGAGGCCAAGAGGGATGGCCTCTGGAACTGCTATATAAGGAAAGACCACTGAGGCCTCTGGCCCTAttatcaggcaggcaggcatgaggcTGGGTCGTCACGGGGGCTGTGCTTAGGGTGGCACATTCCACATAAAGCCTACCCTGATGTTGCTATGTCGGAACAGAAGAGGGACACATCCCGACTCGTCAGTGTCCGGACGTTCTGACCAGCCGCCCTGAGTCCAGCTCTCTGCTGAAGCCTGCCAGAGTGTAGCCCTCTTTAACAACCTGAGACCGACTCTGTTGTTTTGGGTTCCTCCCTTGccaccctgcccccatctcctcTGAAGTCTGGCTAGTGATTTTGAGCAGAGAACGCCTTCCCAGAACTGGCCAGACTCGCCCTTGAATAAATGTCACAGCTGAACAGCTAATCAGGTTTAGGCCGGTGGCACCGTCCTGGCATTCAGCTGCTGGTAGGGGATTTTCCTGAGGGTCAGGAAGCCGCTTCAGCTGCTTTGCAGGGTCCCTGTAAAAGGCCCACAGATGCCTCAGACTCTCTTTCCTCAATAGCTCCgggctgagagacagacagaatgtcTCTGTCCTGTTCAAGGCGGGCGCCAGCAGGGAAAGGCAAGGGGCACAGCCTCCAGGATTCCTGCAGTCTCCTGATAGCATGAAAGTTTTGTGGTCTTAGATCCACTTTACACACTGTTttgtaagacagggtttctctgtcctggaactctctctgtaggccaggttggcccaaacctcacagagatctgcctccttaatagccttttaaaaaagacttgtacacacacacatatcagtgTCTGTCATACTTGTATAGcttgataagaatttcaagtgaAACGCGCCCTTGTGCCCTCCACTAAAGTGCAAACTAGAATGGCAGAGTGTATGGAGGTGTGGCTTGCTGTGTTAGGTCTCTTGGGGAACGCTGTGTATTCTCACCCTGCCCTGGCACAATCCTGGTTTGAAAGTGCCCAGGAAGTCTAGGATTTGGTGGCCAAGTCCGATGTTTGGTGTGTACCGGGAAGAGCCACCCAGAGCCAAGGCTTGGCTGTTCTGAGTTAGTTAAGTGTGGTGGttttggtgggggagggcacttctcattttattattttactttttatgtacGTGCGTGTTTTGCCTGGGTGTAACCTGCACCACGTTCATACCTGGTGCCCAccgaagccagaagagggcaccagatcctctaGGACAAGCGTCATGGATGCttatgagctgctgtgtggatgctgggaatggaacccaggcctGAGAAAGGGTAGCCGGTGTTCTCCGCCCTCGTTTTGTTTCTTGGGATGGGGTCTCATGTAATTCAGGGTAACCCGAAcccctgagggctgagattatagatgtatTGCTCTCTGGGGAGCAAACCCAGGCTTCATGCGTGCTATGGTAAGCGCCCTACCAGCTTAGCTGAAACCGTAGTCCAAGACTATTGAGACCCACAGCATCTTTCGTCCTTGGTTTGATAGCAATTAGTTCAGTGCCTCAGTGACAGTTTGGTGAGGTCTTCAAGGGGACAGATGACAGGGGTGAGACTAATTCCTCCTTAGGGAGAGGCCGACCCTGAAGTCCAGGAAGGCACAGGTGGGTGACTCACCGCATGTGGGCTGACCATCTGTCCTTTGTACGCCCCGGCAGGCGGGTCTGATGGCTCCCGGCTCTATGACTGCGTGTGGAGATACAACTCGAGTGTGAACGAGTGGACGGAGGTGGCACCCATGCTCAAGGCCCGAGAGTACCACAGCTCCTCAGTGCTAGACGGCCTTCTGTATGTGGTGGCGGCCGACAGCACGGAGCGCTATGACCATGCCACCGACTCCTGGGAGGCACTGCAGCCTATGACCTACCCCATGGACAACTGCTCTACCACTGCCTGCCGAGGCCGACTCTACGCCATCGGCTCCCTGGCAGGCAAGGAGACCATGGTGATACAATGCTATGACCCAGACACCGACCTGTGGTCTTTGGTGAACTGTGGCCAGCTCCCACCCTGGTCCTTTGCACCCAAGACTGTGACTTTGAATGGACTCATGTACTTCGTCAGGTGAGGCCATGGCGTACTGGTTTTTGACTCCTAATCCCTgtgcccattttatagatgagtaCTGGGGAGGCCAAGCTGGGATCAGAGGCTAGGGACACCCCTTAGATCATTGCTGTGGGCTTTAGGTTTTCTTATTCAGTCCACATCAAGGATAGTGGAGTCTTGGCAGTGCCTAGCTATGCATCTAGTGGCTTACCATGCATCCATTGGCCACATAGATGTGCAGGCACATGCACGTGTCTGAGTGAGACCAAGATCTTGAGACGTCTCAGCTCTCTACCCTAGCCCCATCTGCAGGTTTTTGATGCCTGGTCAGGTCACAGTCAAATACACCTTGACTAAAGTGGCTACTGGGCATCTGGGAGAAAAATTGGAtgcctgtgtcctgtgtgtgcatgtgtgcatgcacgtgtgtgtattcGCTGCTTTGCTTCCTGGTCCAGTGTCTGCCAGCAGCTGTGGGGgctgggacagagggagggagggaatgacaGACATTGCCCCATGTCTCCTTTTGGTCACAGACTTTGATCTGGGATCCCACAGGTGGGTACCCTCTGCTTCTGGGCCCAGGAACAGCAGTGACCTTTGCCTGTCCTGCCCCTCCAAGCAGGAGGTGTTTGTACTCTGAGGAGTCAAAAGGGGACAGAGGTGTTTTGCTTGGCATCTGAGAGGCTGAGGGACCTGGCGTCTTTAAATCCCAGAACCTGAAGATCTTTGAGAATGCCCTGGAACTTTCCTGGATCCTGTTATAAAACTGCCTGGCCCTTCACTAGTCCACCCCACCTCCTGTGGTATCTTTAAGAAGTGGGAGGGCCTGGCTATAAATACAACTTTGAAGAGTGCCAGGTCTTTGCTTCAGCCCCTCCACAGTGGCTGCCAGCCCAGTACCTTTGAGAATGCCCTCCGGTCCTAAGGTCCTAGGGCGGACTGTTCCCCATGGCTGTTCTGGGTCCTGACACTTGCTGGCTCTCCTTACAGATGGGAGTTGATGTTGATTGCCTGCCCTCCACGTGGAAGTGGGAGGGCTTTGCCCAGCTAGTGGTTTGCTTCTGTGCCACCCACACAGGAAGCCGGGTCAGCCCAACCTCAGTGCCTGGATAAAAGCAGACAGTGTTTTGTGATCCCAGGGTGCACCTATGTCCCAAGAGCCCTGTCAGGGACACACACAGCCAGTGCTCTGTGACGACCATAGCACTCTGTAGCTGTTCTCAGTGGCCAGTGAAAGCTGCTGTCTGGGGCCCCTGCCGTGTACCCACTCCGTGCAGCTTTCTGGAAAAGGCGAAGATGTTGACTATGACTGGGGGTGGCAGCcttgaagagggaagagagggatcCCTGTCCAGCCTGGCCCCTTCAAGCTGTGGCTCTTTGGTCTCTGCTGGAAAGAAAGCAGGGAGTGTAGAGATACCCagtgggttcaaagccagcctggactacaaaccaagaccctgtctcaaaaataaatatacatacaggTTCATGGGAAGAGTCCCCAAGTGGAGGGCCCTGTGGCCCTTCACACCCGAGGCTGCTTCTGGCTAACCGGGTGCCTCTTCCTCCACTGCTCCACAGGGATGACTCTGCCGAGGTGGACGTCTACAACCCCACTAAAGACGAATGGGACAAGATCCCATCCATGAATCAGGTAAGTCTGCAGGTGTGGCAGCGCCTGTAAGCTCAGGCTAGCCCCGCTTTTGCAACGGCACTGTCATTTAGATTGTTTGGGGCACAGTCATGGTAGGTGGAGCTTCTACTAAGCCCTCTCCAGGTGTTCTCTGAGTTAGTGGGAGGCTGCTGCTACAGTCTACCTTTGAAACTCGAAGgtacaggggtgggggggtggggggtgtgtgtgttagGATCTCAAGGGACCAGGCCAGTGGTTGCCGCACCCTTACTGTGAGCCACCAAACAGAAGAGATGAGGAATTAGATGAGTTTCCCACAAAGAGACTAAATACTGAGGCCCCGGGgctggtgtgtttgtgtgaacaCCAGCAGCCATTGTGGCTAAAGGGAATGAGCTCAGACAGGTCTCTGGGTGTGACATACCCCTGCTTGCTTCCTGAGGAATTGGCCTTGGTGatgtaatatatttattagaCACACTGTGTGCTGTGaatgggggactgggaggggaggacccttgctgctgctgctgtctggtcagggcctcctgtctctgcttgctGAGAAAGGTCTAAGGCTGATAGTGTAGTGACCCTTGGAAGGCTTTGTAGCATCTGACCAGGGTCCCCAATGGCTGTACCAGCATACTTCATCCTGTCTGTACAATGGACAAGCCTGCCCTAGAGGGCTGATGCAGGGATGCTGGGTGTGGGCCACACCTGAGACCATGTTGACCACGTGGGGAAGGAGAAGCATTGTATTGCTCTGTCTCTACATCTGGAAAGCTGTCTGAGGATGGTTCTCAGTGCTGTGGTGACATACTGAGCTGTTCCCTGGAAATTACTAGAGCAATCAGGGAGAGCGGTCTGCCCAGCCACGGTTGCTTGTCTTTCTCACTCCTCCATCTTGACCCACAGGTACACGTTGGGGGCAGCCTGGCCGTCCTGGGAGGCAAACTCTATGTCTCTGGGGGGTACGACAACACCTTTGAACTCTCGGACGTGGTAGAGGCATATGACCCAGAGACCCGGGCGTGGAGTGTGGTGGGGCGGCTTCCAGAGCCCACCTTCTGGCACGGCAGTGTGAGCATCTTCCGCCAGTTCATGCCACAGACACCGGCAGGGGGGCGTGGCTTCGAGTTGAACAGTGGTAG is a window of Mus caroli chromosome 4, CAROLI_EIJ_v1.1, whole genome shotgun sequence DNA encoding:
- the Klhl21 gene encoding kelch-like protein 21 produces the protein MERPAPLAVLPFSDPAHALSLLRGLSQLRAERKFLDVTLEAAGGRDFPAHRAVLAAASPYFRAMFAGQLRESRAERVRLHGVPPDMLQLLLDFSYTGRVAVSGDNAEPLLRAADLLQFPAVKEACGAFLQQQLDLANCLDMQDFAEAFSCSGLASAAQRFILRHVGELGAEQLERLPLARLLRYLRDDGLCVPKEEAAYQLALRWVRADPPRRAPHWPQLLEAVRLPFVRRFYLLAHVEAEPLVARCPPCLRLLREARDFQAARYDRHDRGPCPRMRPRPSTGLAEILVLVGGCDQDCDELVTVDCYNPQTGQWRYLAEFPDHLGGGYSIVALGNDIYVTGGSDGSRLYDCVWRYNSSVNEWTEVAPMLKAREYHSSSVLDGLLYVVAADSTERYDHATDSWEALQPMTYPMDNCSTTACRGRLYAIGSLAGKETMVIQCYDPDTDLWSLVNCGQLPPWSFAPKTVTLNGLMYFVRDDSAEVDVYNPTKDEWDKIPSMNQVHVGGSLAVLGGKLYVSGGYDNTFELSDVVEAYDPETRAWSVVGRLPEPTFWHGSVSIFRQFMPQTPAGGRGFELNSGSSDVDAGYHRLPQNPEELH